Within Romboutsia sp. CE17, the genomic segment TTACTTGTTTATTCTATCAAACATTCGCTACATTTTCAAACATTTTTATAGTATTCAGTTTTTTAATATGTGTTTATATAATTTAATTCTATATATTATACGATTCTTCTAATATAGAATTTTTATTCTTTTAATTTATTTGTTTATCATTCCTTTTTATGGATATATATACTACTAATTACATTCAACACATTTTATCCTATTAACTAATTTACATTTGTAAATATTAAAAGCTGTATAAAACTATCAATTTTACTAGTTTTACACAGCTTTTTCTACTTATCAACAGTTATCAACAGACGTTCTGTGGATAGTGTGGATAATACTTCGTCTATTTTCCAATCTTTATTTATAATTTCTGCCAAATATCCACATAAATATTTTTTTATAGAAAATTTGTTCTGTGGATATTTATTAGTATTACATATCTCTAGCTTTATCTGCAAATTTTTGAACTTCTCCTAGCCAAACTAATTCTACTGAACCAGTTTCACCATGTCTATTTTTCGCAATTAATACTTCACCTATATTTTTACGTTCTGAATCTGGATGATAATACTCATCTCTATATAAAAACATAACTATATCTGCATCTTGTTCTATTGATCCAGACTCTCTTAAGTCTGATAGCATCGGTCTATGGTCAGCTCTTTGCTCAGGTGCACGCGATAACTGAGAAAGTGCTACTACAGGACAATTTAACTCTTTTGCTATTATCTTTAGTGATCTAGATATTTTAGCTATTTCTTGTTGTCTACTTTCATTATTACCTTCACCCTCCATAAGCTGAAGATAATCTATAAGTATTAAATCTAGACCCTTTTCTATTTTTAGCTTTCTACACTTAGATCTTAATTCTGATATTTTTATACCAGGAGTATCATCTATATGTATATTAGCATTTGATAAAACAGCCATCGCATCAATTATCCTTGGCCAATCATTCTCATCTAAAGTACCCGTTTTTATCTTCTTTAACTCTACATGAGATTGAGCTGCTAGCATACGCTGTACTAATTGATCCTTAGACATCTCCAAACTAAATACCGCTACAGATGCATCTCCTTTTAAAGCTGCATTTTGGACTAAGTTTAAAGAAAATGCAGTTTTACCCATTGCAGGACGAGCTGCTATTAATATTAAGTCAGTTCTTTGAAGCCCATTTATTTTTTTATTTAAATCTTTAAATCCTGTTGTTATGCCCGTTACATCACTTTTATTAGTGTATAATTTTTCAATCATATCATAGGCATCTACTAAAACCTCGTTTATAGACTTAAAGTCATCACTAGCTTTTTCTTGGGATATATCAAATATTCTTTTTTCTGCTTTTTCTAGAACTTCTTCTACCTTTACAGAATTTTCATATCCTAAATTTATTATATCATTAGATGCTTTTATAAGCTGTCTAAGCACCGACTTCTCTTTTACTATATCTGCATAGTATTTAACATTAGAAGTTGTAGGCACTATTGTAGAAAGACTTGTTATATAACTTATTCCTCCAACATCATCTAGATGTCCCTGTTTTCTTAATTCTTCTGTCAAAGTGATTAAATCTATCGGCTCATTCTTGTTACTTAACTTAAGCATGCATTCATAAATAATCTTGTGCGCTTCTTTATAAAAATCACTTGGTCTTATAGTTTCACTGACTGTTATTATTGCATCCTTATCTAATAATATAGAACCTAATATAGATTGTTCTGATTCCACACTATGGGGAGGTATTCTCGTTACGTCTTCCATTTAAATCACCTCGAGCATACAATCTATTGTTTTTCTTTTACATCTACTCTTATTTTTGTAACAACCTTTTGATGTATTTTTATTTCAACAAAAGTTGAACCTAAAACTCTTATTGGTTCTTCTAATAATACTTTTCTTTTATCAACTACTACTTCGTGTTGCTTCTTCAATTGTTCAGCTATATCTTTAGAAGTTATTGAACCAAATAATCTTCCGCCTTCTCCAGCTTTAGAATATATTACTATATTCATTTCTTCCATTTTCTTTCCTAATTCTACAGCTGCTTCATATTCTTTTTGAGCTTTATTTTCTATTGCTTTATTTTTTTCATTTAGTTCCTTCATAGCAGTGTTATCTGCTACTACTGCCATCTTCTTAGGTAGTAAGAAGTTTCTTGCATAACCATCACTTACTTCTTTTACTTCTCCTTTTTTACCTGTACCCTTTACATCTTTTAATAAAATTACTTTCATCTATTCTTCCTCCTGTAAGTACTCTTGTATTATTTCATACACCTCTTTGTATGCATCTTCTAGGCTAGAATTTTCAATTTGTGCTCCAGCTATATCTAAGTGACCTCCGCCACCTAGTTTTTCCATTAAAACTTGGACGTTTATATGTCCAAATGACCTTGAACTTATAAATACTGTTTCATTCTTTCTTCCTAGGACAAAAGATGCTTCTATGCCTTTTACACTTAACAATTCATCTGCTGCTTGAGCAATTACAACATTTATATTTTCTATTTCTCTATCTGAATATGCTAAGGCAATTCTATTGTCTATTACTTTGGAATTTTTTATAATATCAGCTTTCGTTATAAAGTCTTGTACATCCGAGTTAAACATCTTCTTAACTTCTACAGTATCAGCACCCATTTTTTTCAAATAAGAAGCCGCTTCAAATGTTCTTACTCCAGTTTTAAATGCAAAGTGCTTTGTATCTAGAATTATACCTGCTAAAAGGCCCTCTGCTGTTATTTTATTTATTTTTACGTTTTCTTCCATATATTGAACTAATTCTGTAACCATCTCACAAGTTGATGATACATATATTTCGTGGAATAATAATACTGCATCATTTATAAATTCTACACCTCTTCTATGGTGATCTATAACAACTATTTTTTTAGTCAATCCTAAAAGTTCTGGGCACTCTGTATATCCAGGTCTATGTGTATCAACAACAACTACAAGTGTATTCTTATTACAATTTCTTATAGCATCATCTTTATTTATAAATATATTATTGTAGTACTCTTGATTTTCTAATCTTTTTACAAATTCGTCTATTGATTCATTTGACGAATCTAGTACTATATTTGCTTCTTTATTGCATGATTTACATATATCATAAATCCCTACAGCAGAACCCATAGCATCCATGTCCGGATATTTATGTCCCATTATATATACTTGACTGCTTCCTAATATAACTTCTCTTAAAGCATGTCCTATCAGCCTTGATTTAACTTTTGTTGTTTTTTCAACAGCTTTAGATTTACCACCATAAAATGCAAACTTATCTTCAGTTTTTATAACAGCTTGATCTCCACCTCTACCTAAGGCTAAATCTAAAGCACTATTTGCAAGTTTAAAGTTTTCATTTACTGTTTCTCCATCTATACCTACACCTATACTTATTGTTACAGGTAGACTATTTCCATGGTTTATATTTCTTATATTATCTAAAATTGCAAATTTACTTTCTTCTACTTCATTTAACTCTTTTTTGTTCATTATTAATATAAACTTATCTTTTGATGTTCTTTTCAATGCACTTTTGGTGTTAGTTTCCAAAGATGTTAACATTTTTTCTATTTCTAAGTTTATTAAAGGTCTGTTTTCTTCACTTGTACTCTTTAATACTTCATCATATCCATCAACTTGAATCAACATAATTACATTTTTCTCTTCATTATATTTTTTTTCAAGTTCTAAATAGTCTGTTTTATCTAACCAATAGAGCATCATTAAATACTTCGCATTTTTTTCTTGCTCATTTTTTATTACATTATAAACTACTGTATATTCTCTATCCTTATATTTTACCTCTGTATACAATTCCTTGTTTTCATTTAGTACTTTTCTAAGGTTTAAATTTTTTATTATACTATCTATGTTTATACCTAATAAATCAGCTGACTCTGTCATTTTATAGAATTTATTATTGTACCATGATATAGTTCCATCAAACTCAAGTATACATAGAGGTATAGGAAGATTCATTATAGCCTTTTTGGTTGTCTCATCTATATCTAAAGATAAGTTTTGAATATATTTAGTCCATTCTTTTTTTCTAATATTAGCTATTCTCCAGTTATGAAAGACTATATATATAAAACCAAAGAAAAATAAACAACCTACATATAAATTATAGAAAAGTAGTAAAGTACTTGTTATTCCTATAATTATTATATATATATTTATTTCTGGCATATTTATTTTAAAACTTGGTTTACTCCTCATTTCTACCCTCCTAAGTGGACTTATAGCTTCTTACCCTTCTAAAGTCAATAATACTATCTAGCATACCTATAAGTGATATCCCCATAGTACCAAATATACCTATAAGTAAGCCTGATACTAAAATATTTTTTCCTGTACCTTGCTTTAACCACTTTTTAATATAGTAAATAGATACTGCGATACCTTGGACTATAAACATAAAATTAAATACCATTTGTAAGTTAAACATTATTGAATCTGTATATAAACCTATATTCATAAATCCTAATAATAGAACTATTAAGTATAGTGCAAATGATGTCCCTACAGCATTTCCTGGTAAGTAAAAATCTTTAAATGTAGGTTTTGCTAAATTCAGCATTTTAGTTCTCTTTAACATAAATACCTCTAAATAATATGTTATAAATGCTGCTATTAATCCTTTTAAAAACAACATTGTTGGTATCATATTCTTAGCTAAAATTAAAAAATCTTCCATATTTATATTTTTATATAAATCAATATTCATTTCTTGCATCATTTTTACTTGATCATTAAAACTAGAAGATATTAAATTTGTGAACTCGTCAATTATATTGATTTTAAAAATTACTTGTGCAAAAACATAAAAAGCTATTGTACAGATTACAAAAGCAATTGTTCCTCCATATATAGGTTCAAACTTATTACTATTTTCATTGTTTATATTATGTTTAGCTAAGTTACCTATAATTAACCCTGGAATTATGCTCATTATACATGTACTTGTTGAGTATATAGGATCTACAGTAAACATAACCACAAAAAATGTTATTATTAGTGATAAAAAAGCATATTTTCTTTCGAATAAAGTTCCTATTATTGCGTATGGAACAGGTATTGCTAGTGCAAGTATTCCTAACATTGGAACATATACCGATAATAACACTAATATTATCCCTAACGTGACTATCATTGCTGCTCTAGATAGTCCAAAATTTTTACTCAATTAGAATCACTCCTTATTGTCCATATGTTTTTTTAAATTACTTAAATCTCCGTACCAAGTTTCTATACTATGTTCTTCTTTTATTCCTATTTTTATCTTTTCTTTAATTTTATAGTCTATATCTTTAAAACTTATTCCAAGTCTTTTTGCTAAAAGGTATGTAATCATTATAATGTTAGCTAAAGTATCTTGTAACACTTCATCTACAGGTTTTACACCTTTAAATAGCAGATTAAATAAGTCACTTATACTCATTAATATCTCATTTTTCATCCATTCTATTATTTTTACATTTTTAGTAATTTCAGAACCTTTATCAAATCTCACAAATTCCCCCTCCTTAATATATAAACATTATACCATAATTTAAATGCATTAAGCAGATAAAATAGATAAACAAAAAACGAGCCCTAAGGCTCGTTTTTTAATTAGACTAAATCTTAGTCTAAAGTATATGGTAAAAGTGCTATATTTCTAGCTCTCTTTATAGCAACTGTTAATTCTCTTTGATGCTTAGCACAAGTTCCAGAGATTCTTCTTGGTAATATTTTACCTCTTTCAGTTACGTATTTTTGTAATCTTTGAGTGTTTTTGTAGTCTATTCTAGCGTCTTTAGAAGCACAGAATTGACAAACTCTTTTCTTTTTACGTCTTTTCTTGTTTATCATATTTTTCCCCTCCTTTTCTAAAATGGTATATCATCGTCATCTATAGCTTGGAATCCTTGTGGATCTAATCCTTGCGGTTCAAAGCTTGGTTCAAAAGTCGGTTCTGAACCTCTAGATGTTTCTGGATATGGACTATCCATTCTATTTCTATTGCTATCTAAAGCTTGTACATTACGAGCACTTACTTTAGTAAAAGTTCTATTTTCTCCTGTTTGAGTTTTATATTGGTCAACCCTTATTGAACCTTGTATTGCAACTAATCTCCCTTTGGAAATATAGTTTGCACAGAATTCAGCTGGTTTTCCCATTACTTCAACAGGTATAAAGTCTGTTTCTTTTGTTCCATCTTTTTTAGTATAATCTCTATCGATGGCAACAGAAAATGTAGCAACTGGTGTTCCTGTTCCTGGAATATATCTAAGTTCAGGATCTCTAGTTAGTCTACCGACTAATACAACATGGTTCATAAAAACACCATCCTAATTTATAATAAGACTTTTAGTTATTAAGCAACAACTATCATGTGTCTTATTACGTTTTCGTTTATCTTTAAGTTTCTGTCTAATTCTTTAGGAACATCAACAGCAGACTTAAAGTTAACTAATACATAATGACCTTCGTTGAACTTAGCTATTGGATAAGCTAATTTCTTAGTTCCCCAAACGTCAACGTTAACTACTTCACCAGCAGTAGCAACTACTTCTTTAACCTTGTTCATAACAGCTTCTCTTGCTTCTTCATCAGCATTTGGCTTAACAACGTATACTAATTCGTAATTTTTCACTATAATTCACCTCCCTTTGGACTTAACGGCTCCGCCTTAACAGAGCAGAGAAATGAGAATAAATTCTCATACTTGCTTATTTTATCATTAATTATTAATATTGTCAATTTGAATTTATTCCTTATTATTATTTATTATTACATAATTTTTATTTATAATACGTATAGTTTTTCCATTTACTGATAATAATATTTGTATATAGCCCCCATAACTTAAATATATTTCATCCCAATCTCCCCAAAAAAGGTGGTCTAAATGACCACCTTTTTTATATTATTTATTTAAAAATTTCTTTATTCTTTTCTCTAAAGTTTCTCTATCAAGCATTATAAGACGTGAGCATTGAGTACACTTTATTTTTATATCCATTCCTACCCTTGTTATTTCAAATGCTTTACATCCACAAGCATGTTGCTTTTTTAACTCCACTATATCCCCTACTTTTAAGTCTAATGGCATTATACTTCCCTCCTAGCCTATTTGTTCTACACTTTTTTTACCATCTGTCAATTTTTGTATTTTAAATATTCCTTTATAATCAACTTCACTTTCATTTATTATATTTTTTACTTTTTCTATATCTTCATATAAAAATCTAATTGATATTCCACAACTTGCAGTTATTTCTCTTGGAGTTGGCAGAGTTGTGCATCTTATATTATTTTCATTAAGTATTTTTTCAGTTCTAATAGCATGATGAGTTGAATTAAATGATACTATATACATTTCGTTCATTTTTAGTCCTCTTTCCTATATATTATTTTAATATCCAAAAGGCTACATATGTCTATTATATGTAGCCTTTTGGATATTTATATTTTATATTGATATTGTTTGTAACGAATTTTTCATTATTTCTACTATTGTATACATATTTGTTACAGTTCCAACTTGAAGTTCTTCCTTTAACCCATAATAGTCTAAGCAAGTCCCACAAGATAGTATTTCTACGCCTGCTTTTTCTAATATTTTTAAATTTTCTATAGTGGCTTCATTCTCCGTACTAAGTTTTACACCACCATTTACCAATATAATGTGTTTTGGGTAAGGCTTGCATTCTGTTAAAGTATATATAAATCCTTTTATAAGAACTCTCCCTAATTCATCATTTCCTTCTCCCATTTTATCAGATGATATAAATATACACTTGTCTTCTAAGGCAACATTTTCATTTTTTTCTATTATAACATTTTCTCCCTTTTTTATCTCTATCGAAATAAAATCTTTTTCATTTTTAATAATATTAGCTTCACAATTAAGTGAGTTAGCTAATTTTAGTACATTTTCTTTTGCTATTTCATTATCTACAGTAGTTATAACTACTCCTTCTTCTATTTTATCTAATTCTTTTTTTGTGTTTATAACTGGCATAGGGCAGTTTAAGCCTCTTGCATCAACTTCAATTATCATAATTAAAACCCTTCCTCGTAAATTATTTAAATTAATTCTATCATATCTATTATTTTCTTTGTTATAGATTATTTCTATATATTGATAGAAATGTTTATTCTAATTTGAAAAGTTTTATACTATTATCCAGAAATACAGCTATATGAGTTTTACCTAAAGATTTTATATCGCTTATTTTACTGTCAAATTCTTCAATTTTATTTAACTTATCACTATAAATAACATTATCAGAATATAGTATAAATGTATTGTTTATCCCTTCTACATCAAACTTTTCTCCATTTGTTTTTATTTCTTTATATTTTTTATCTTTTATATACCCTAATTTGCCTGTGGAATCTGTTATAAAAATAGTATCTTCGCTACCCTTTTCAAAGGAGCTTATATTACCTAAATTTATTGTTTTTATTGATTTTAAATTTTGGTCTAAAATTTCTACACTATTTTCTAATACAACATATACATCATTATCGATAATTAATAAGTCTAAAACAATATCGTTAAATGTTGTTTCATCTTTTAAATTTCCATTTTCATCGTATATAA encodes:
- the dnaB gene encoding replicative DNA helicase — protein: MEDVTRIPPHSVESEQSILGSILLDKDAIITVSETIRPSDFYKEAHKIIYECMLKLSNKNEPIDLITLTEELRKQGHLDDVGGISYITSLSTIVPTTSNVKYYADIVKEKSVLRQLIKASNDIINLGYENSVKVEEVLEKAEKRIFDISQEKASDDFKSINEVLVDAYDMIEKLYTNKSDVTGITTGFKDLNKKINGLQRTDLILIAARPAMGKTAFSLNLVQNAALKGDASVAVFSLEMSKDQLVQRMLAAQSHVELKKIKTGTLDENDWPRIIDAMAVLSNANIHIDDTPGIKISELRSKCRKLKIEKGLDLILIDYLQLMEGEGNNESRQQEIAKISRSLKIIAKELNCPVVALSQLSRAPEQRADHRPMLSDLRESGSIEQDADIVMFLYRDEYYHPDSERKNIGEVLIAKNRHGETGSVELVWLGEVQKFADKARDM
- the rplI gene encoding 50S ribosomal protein L9; the protein is MKVILLKDVKGTGKKGEVKEVSDGYARNFLLPKKMAVVADNTAMKELNEKNKAIENKAQKEYEAAVELGKKMEEMNIVIYSKAGEGGRLFGSITSKDIAEQLKKQHEVVVDKRKVLLEEPIRVLGSTFVEIKIHQKVVTKIRVDVKEKQ
- a CDS encoding DHH family phosphoesterase; its protein translation is MRSKPSFKINMPEINIYIIIIGITSTLLLFYNLYVGCLFFFGFIYIVFHNWRIANIRKKEWTKYIQNLSLDIDETTKKAIMNLPIPLCILEFDGTISWYNNKFYKMTESADLLGINIDSIIKNLNLRKVLNENKELYTEVKYKDREYTVVYNVIKNEQEKNAKYLMMLYWLDKTDYLELEKKYNEEKNVIMLIQVDGYDEVLKSTSEENRPLINLEIEKMLTSLETNTKSALKRTSKDKFILIMNKKELNEVEESKFAILDNIRNINHGNSLPVTISIGVGIDGETVNENFKLANSALDLALGRGGDQAVIKTEDKFAFYGGKSKAVEKTTKVKSRLIGHALREVILGSSQVYIMGHKYPDMDAMGSAVGIYDICKSCNKEANIVLDSSNESIDEFVKRLENQEYYNNIFINKDDAIRNCNKNTLVVVVDTHRPGYTECPELLGLTKKIVVIDHHRRGVEFINDAVLLFHEIYVSSTCEMVTELVQYMEENVKINKITAEGLLAGIILDTKHFAFKTGVRTFEAASYLKKMGADTVEVKKMFNSDVQDFITKADIIKNSKVIDNRIALAYSDREIENINVVIAQAADELLSVKGIEASFVLGRKNETVFISSRSFGHINVQVLMEKLGGGGHLDIAGAQIENSSLEDAYKEVYEIIQEYLQEEE
- a CDS encoding YybS family protein, coding for MSKNFGLSRAAMIVTLGIILVLLSVYVPMLGILALAIPVPYAIIGTLFERKYAFLSLIITFFVVMFTVDPIYSTSTCIMSIIPGLIIGNLAKHNINNENSNKFEPIYGGTIAFVICTIAFYVFAQVIFKINIIDEFTNLISSSFNDQVKMMQEMNIDLYKNINMEDFLILAKNMIPTMLFLKGLIAAFITYYLEVFMLKRTKMLNLAKPTFKDFYLPGNAVGTSFALYLIVLLLGFMNIGLYTDSIMFNLQMVFNFMFIVQGIAVSIYYIKKWLKQGTGKNILVSGLLIGIFGTMGISLIGMLDSIIDFRRVRSYKST
- a CDS encoding MazG-like family protein, yielding MRFDKGSEITKNVKIIEWMKNEILMSISDLFNLLFKGVKPVDEVLQDTLANIIMITYLLAKRLGISFKDIDYKIKEKIKIGIKEEHSIETWYGDLSNLKKHMDNKE
- the rpsR gene encoding 30S ribosomal protein S18, which gives rise to MINKKRRKKKRVCQFCASKDARIDYKNTQRLQKYVTERGKILPRRISGTCAKHQRELTVAIKRARNIALLPYTLD
- the ssb gene encoding single-stranded DNA-binding protein — encoded protein: MNHVVLVGRLTRDPELRYIPGTGTPVATFSVAIDRDYTKKDGTKETDFIPVEVMGKPAEFCANYISKGRLVAIQGSIRVDQYKTQTGENRTFTKVSARNVQALDSNRNRMDSPYPETSRGSEPTFEPSFEPQGLDPQGFQAIDDDDIPF
- the rpsF gene encoding 30S ribosomal protein S6; protein product: MKNYELVYVVKPNADEEAREAVMNKVKEVVATAGEVVNVDVWGTKKLAYPIAKFNEGHYVLVNFKSAVDVPKELDRNLKINENVIRHMIVVA
- a CDS encoding DUF951 domain-containing protein, whose amino-acid sequence is MPLDLKVGDIVELKKQHACGCKAFEITRVGMDIKIKCTQCSRLIMLDRETLEKRIKKFLNK
- a CDS encoding DUF3343 domain-containing protein — translated: MNEMYIVSFNSTHHAIRTEKILNENNIRCTTLPTPREITASCGISIRFLYEDIEKVKNIINESEVDYKGIFKIQKLTDGKKSVEQIG
- the yedF gene encoding sulfurtransferase-like selenium metabolism protein YedF — its product is MIIEVDARGLNCPMPVINTKKELDKIEEGVVITTVDNEIAKENVLKLANSLNCEANIIKNEKDFISIEIKKGENVIIEKNENVALEDKCIFISSDKMGEGNDELGRVLIKGFIYTLTECKPYPKHIILVNGGVKLSTENEATIENLKILEKAGVEILSCGTCLDYYGLKEELQVGTVTNMYTIVEIMKNSLQTISI